The nucleotide window AGCAGAAACAGGGACAATTAACCCATTGATCATTACGAGATTATTAAAAGGATTGTCTTTTTGCACCCTTTCTGTGGAGAACTCCTCATTAAAATATCCCATTTTGAACATATCGCGGATTTTCTTTGCTTTCTGGGAGACTGTGCTCTGGCTTGCCCCAAAATAATCACAGAGATTAGTAGCACTTACGTAGGGCTCGAAACTTCTATCAAAAAGAAAGTTGATCTGCCCAAGTGCATAAACCACTGCAGCAGCCCAAATATCTAACCTTCCTGAAAGAAAAGGTACCTGCCTTTTCCGGCTCATTTTATTGATTAGTTTTTGACACAGTATTTTATAGTCTTCATCAAGGTAGCTATCTGCAAATCCGTCTGTCATCTAGATAAGAGTGTCTTTCTTTTGTTGCACAA belongs to Methanosarcina barkeri 3 and includes:
- a CDS encoding DUF6398 domain-containing protein, with the protein product MTDGFADSYLDEDYKILCQKLINKMSRKRQVPFLSGRLDIWAAAVVYALGQINFLFDRSFEPYVSATNLCDYFGASQSTVSQKAKKIRDMFKMGYFNEEFSTERVQKDNPFNNLVMINGLIVPVSAVLKVLEKKESKLQTELELEDEDLETEEK